A single window of Parabacteroides sp. FAFU027 DNA harbors:
- a CDS encoding carbonic anhydrase family protein produces MKYHTAETQATMTPAKALQFLKDGNQRFINNLNANHDLLKQVNSYKDGQFPFAIILGCMDSRTTVEHIFDQGLGDVFSVRIAGNIVNDDILGSLEYACKITGSKLILVLGHSKCGATYGACSGTKVGHLTQLLDKFQSSIDKVKLHYPDTQMTDNTFVDAVSHQNVLQSMREIMAKSPVLKEMIEAGEIGLVGAFYNLETGVVEFMDEQIRIL; encoded by the coding sequence ATGAAGTATCATACCGCCGAGACACAGGCTACCATGACGCCTGCCAAAGCGCTTCAATTCCTGAAGGATGGAAATCAACGGTTTATCAATAACCTGAATGCCAACCATGACTTGCTGAAACAAGTCAACAGTTACAAGGACGGGCAGTTTCCTTTTGCCATCATACTTGGATGTATGGATAGCCGCACTACGGTTGAGCATATCTTCGACCAGGGATTGGGCGATGTTTTCAGCGTTCGCATAGCCGGAAACATTGTTAATGACGATATTCTTGGTAGCCTGGAGTATGCCTGCAAGATCACGGGCAGCAAACTGATCCTGGTATTGGGACACAGCAAATGCGGTGCTACCTACGGGGCCTGCTCGGGTACAAAGGTGGGCCATCTTACCCAGTTATTGGATAAATTCCAGTCCTCAATTGATAAGGTGAAATTACATTATCCCGATACACAAATGACTGATAATACTTTCGTGGACGCTGTCTCACACCAAAATGTATTGCAAAGTATGAGAGAGATTATGGCTAAAAGCCCCGTACTCAAAGAGATGATTGAAGCCGGAGAGATAGGACTCGTTGGTGCATTCTATAACCTAGAGACAGGGGTAGTGGAATTTATGGATGAACAAATCAGAATATTATAA
- a CDS encoding Fic family protein, translating into MTLYLQIIPTTLFPKYLSQINPDLQERFDQLEDAEISTDAFSFYTSVASVYSSKIEGEDIELDSYVKHKRFGVAFLPDYTKKIDDLYNAYTFAKTHELSRENIAEVHKLLSKHILSKHQHGKFRTQNMYVITPDGKIEYVAASPFEVESEMQKFYHDLEVLLNQEMSIAEVFYFAAMLHLVFVKIHPWNDGNGRTARLIEKWFLAQKLGEKSWFIRSEQYYYEHHNTYYQNIRALGIEYDQLDYSKALPFLLMLPESIMAH; encoded by the coding sequence ATGACTTTATATCTCCAAATCATCCCCACTACCCTTTTTCCCAAATACCTCTCCCAAATCAATCCCGATTTACAGGAACGATTTGACCAATTGGAAGATGCCGAAATATCTACCGATGCCTTCAGCTTCTATACTTCGGTCGCATCCGTCTATTCCAGCAAAATAGAGGGGGAAGATATTGAGCTGGACTCTTATGTCAAACACAAACGGTTTGGGGTGGCGTTTCTGCCCGATTACACCAAAAAGATTGACGACCTCTACAATGCCTACACCTTTGCCAAAACTCACGAGCTAAGCCGGGAAAATATAGCAGAGGTACACAAGTTACTAAGTAAACATATCCTATCGAAGCATCAACACGGGAAATTCCGTACACAAAACATGTATGTGATCACGCCTGATGGAAAGATTGAATATGTGGCTGCATCACCGTTTGAAGTGGAAAGTGAGATGCAGAAATTCTATCACGATCTGGAGGTGTTGCTGAATCAGGAGATGAGTATTGCCGAGGTGTTTTACTTTGCCGCCATGCTACATCTGGTATTTGTGAAAATCCACCCGTGGAATGATGGCAACGGTCGTACAGCCCGCCTGATAGAAAAGTGGTTCTTGGCACAAAAATTGGGCGAAAAGAGCTGGTTTATCCGGAGTGAACAATATTACTACGAACATCACAACACCTATTACCAGAACATTCGGGCATTGGGCATTGAGTATGATCAACTGGATTATTCGAAAGCTTTGCCTTTTTTATTGATGTTGCCCGAGTCGATTATGGCACACTGA
- a CDS encoding YARHG domain-containing protein encodes MKKIILLFTLTIQITLIFADDTNLGSQGGNVFPIMRNKYIRMAKEDVKVKMLKDSCIVTCLFWFKNYSREKQYVFMGFPDYFECVGEDSESLRHFTCQINNKKTEVRPLSQKITEELDTAEVNYERWYCWDTNFKPNETLLIWNTYVANWGGSADGTLLISYLIGTGRTWHETIGDGKITFDFSDLVSQSFVDTTGYGTHKLSPGMTRQVYNDSIVYSFKNYYPDWGEQYSVSLLPFWKYYAYNDTISTNPYKEGRGEFSFEYKYTKPTLRLMRNEVYARHGYIFKDEALNTYFRKFKWYKPNPKFEMNQLKKFELYFIDYIKGLEEKK; translated from the coding sequence ATGAAAAAAATCATCTTGCTCTTTACACTGACTATCCAGATTACTTTGATCTTTGCAGATGATACCAACTTAGGTTCACAAGGAGGAAACGTCTTCCCTATCATGAGAAACAAGTATATCAGGATGGCAAAGGAAGATGTCAAAGTGAAAATGCTAAAGGATAGTTGTATCGTTACCTGTCTGTTTTGGTTCAAGAATTACAGTAGAGAGAAGCAATATGTTTTTATGGGCTTTCCTGATTACTTTGAATGTGTTGGGGAGGATTCTGAGAGTCTGCGACATTTTACATGTCAAATTAATAATAAAAAGACCGAGGTAAGACCATTGTCACAAAAAATTACCGAAGAGTTAGATACAGCAGAGGTCAATTATGAAAGATGGTACTGCTGGGATACCAATTTCAAACCGAATGAAACATTGTTAATCTGGAATACTTATGTTGCCAATTGGGGAGGAAGCGCTGACGGAACATTATTAATCAGCTACCTGATCGGAACCGGAAGAACCTGGCATGAGACCATCGGTGACGGTAAAATTACTTTTGACTTTTCGGACCTGGTTTCGCAAAGTTTTGTTGATACCACCGGCTATGGAACACATAAACTGAGTCCGGGCATGACTCGTCAGGTTTATAATGACAGTATAGTTTATTCTTTTAAAAACTACTATCCCGATTGGGGTGAGCAATACAGTGTTTCACTACTTCCATTTTGGAAATATTATGCTTATAATGATACCATTTCAACAAACCCGTATAAGGAAGGGAGAGGCGAATTTTCTTTTGAATACAAATATACCAAACCGACATTACGTCTAATGCGTAATGAAGTCTATGCCCGTCATGGGTATATCTTTAAAGATGAAGCCCTGAATACTTACTTCCGAAAATTCAAATGGTATAAGCCTAATCCAAAGTTCGAGATGAATCAGCTAAAGAAGTTTGAATTATACTTTATTGATTATATCAAGGGGCTGGAGGAGAAGAAATAA